The DNA sequence CAGATAACGTCAAACAGCCTTCAACCTTTATCATATGTTTTGCTTAGTATGGCCTGTCTTGAATTGAGTCATACGAAGGCAGAGTAACTCTGTCACTATCTTTGCTGCTTTTGGTTATTTGAGTCTTTCGTAAATAATATGAAGCGTATAAAATTGTGTACATGAAGGACAACCACTCAGTTTCTGGCTATGAATGCACGAtgtaaaataatgttttccgaaaatgattttctgatTTCACTTTTCCCCATCCTAAATTTTTTCATGTTCGACtttctctttatttttttgactGGACCACTGCACGACTTACAgcagtattaaaaaaaaaaacccgtacgaagtactaagccaaattgaataaattcatATATAAACAGCTCCATATATGCCCTTACAATTAGCTATGTATCTAGCTATAAATTAACATTATAGCTAAAATAGGTCAATATAGGTCTccatatagctgtatatagttatatagatgtccataaaTGAGATGCCCGACACACATCCAACACATGACCAATAACTTCCTTGTTGCCATAAACTTTCTAAgtttataatttttacaaaaaaccaTGACGGCTGgtggccattttgttaggcaACTGAAAATAGTACTATTGTGTACTACAGTGAGTCATTACTATTTACTGATTTGGTATCTCTAGGCAACCATAAAAGGTTTCCCCTTTACTTAAAGAATcgaattcgacgtgttacaaatgTAAGAGTGAACATtttacttcgtacgggtctaaaataataataattgccATTTATGAAGCTACTTTTTTAGGGAAATATTTCGTTCCAACGTCACTAAAAACAATATCTCAACTAATAGCAATATTATTTACTTATATAAAATCACTTAACTGTTTAGTGATTTATTcccaataaacaatttttcgtaaaaaaaattaagcgTGCGCTTATAGTCTAAAATTGACTGACTGAAATTGCAAATGAAAACGTCcgttttatatgaaaatttatcatCTAAACCTCGGGAAGAATTCGTCCGACAACAAACTAGACGAACAGGTGGTTCTTGTTTTGCTGTGAtagttttaattatttattattttcagtttcattATTTGAACTCCATATCTTTAAAAATATCCCAacaaaccacttacagtggaagtgtgCCGCAAGTCCTTTCATCCACTTACacaagaactgatatcggtgggggtgacgcttacagcttcGCTGCGCAAAGTGGTTTTCAggcgatatcagttcttttgtaaggaTTTTCAAATTCTTGGCCAAATATTAACCGATAGCctagattacgaataaaatagtTTGAGGGCCAAGCGGGGAGTTTGGAAATTCCGTGTAAATTCCTTAGTCGTACAGAGAAAATTGTAACACATGtgtaggacttgcgtcacgacccttcactaacgtaggatcatgataaaaataaaaacgttgaaCTTGAGCGTATCTGTTtgtctttcaaataaaacgcGTTATTGTTCCACAATCAGATTGTTATTATTTCAGACCAGTTTCGATAACATTTACTAGTTTTCATCATAACAActactaaaattaaaattgactattCGTTCGCTGGACTCTAcatcaaaatcatttacaaacaaactctaacgaaaatttgaattgaattggatATTTTATGATGACGGATTCCAAATAGTCGATGCAAACTCCAGTCTTGATCCCAAGTAGGCCAGATCGCGTGTGGAAATTCACGCTATTCGCGGTATACCGggataccgggaagttttcggaaaaattctttagataccgggaaatcgaaaaaatcgggaaaaatatgcggtgaaaaatcaaatttacccTTTTAGAGACCGGGAAATTTGactcggataccgggaagaaaacaaaatttccacgCGCGGCGCCAGATTAAGTATCCACTGCGTATCTTTGGTGAAATTGtcattggaaaaatgttttatgcatCCAACCATCTGTCTGGCCTTCATGGTCATTTGTTCAATGTGATGTCCCGGATGGAAATTTCCGTTTACCAAAATGCCCAGATCGTTGATTTCTTCGACACTCTCGATGACGTGATTGATTCAATGAACGTAGAATCATTCCTGTATGTAACATGACTATGTAACAATTGTCGTTGTTGAAATGAAGGCAATTGATGGCATTCCACCTCATGACGTTGTTGATGTCTCTTTGCATGCTTTCGGCGAGTGTCGCGTATAAACGCCAGCTTAATGTCATCAGCAAACAGTAATTTGTATGCGAATTCCACTACTTTCACTACGTCATTGATGAATACCGTAAATATCAGAGGTCTGAGTTAACTTCCAAGAGGAACACTATATGGCGATTCGAACAACCTGGAGATGACGATACCGATTTGGACAAGATACCAATCAAAAATTGACACACTCAACTTTTCAGCTACGGTTGGATCTCTTCGATCATCAACAGCTTGAgtcttaaataaattaatatccTTTGGATATTGTGTAGTTGAATGTAGAAGCGAAGATGAAAGccgatattttttgttgttgtaatgtGCAAAACAATATTTCTGGGTTAGAAGGTAGTGTAAGGTACGGGTACCTCGCTTCtttttatcaaaatcaaatcCGAAAACTTACTGGAACACTGTCAATGTTTCACAGTGTTTTTCGCAATCTGAACTTATAATCGAAACTGAATTTGCGcttagaattttaaattttatcgtCGCCCGTTCCAATTCGTAAACATTTAAATCCATCGAAATCCCAAGTGAATCCAATAAAGTGTTCGCTTCTAAGTCCCAGACAACGATGCAATTAAATTatgcaaccaaaaaaaaacgacaattaCATCTCTCATATTTAGATCCACAATTATAACAATTTATCGGCTCTGCCACCACCCCCTCACATAACGAtatgaaatttaaacaaacatttcaataaataaaattaaatgtatCAATAATACATGCATGTATTCCAGCAAACCTCCCTCTTTTTCCGCAAATATAATCATTACCATTCTATCTCGTACTCACTCTCTGTGTGTGTACCCAACATCGACAGAAACTTCCATAACGAATAAAACtcgaataataaataaaaacgaaatataacagaaaaaaagcaCAGAAACGACCGAAATCctctaaaaatttatttttatttacaaaaccatttttcatGGTTTATTTCATGAGTTTGATATCTCAAAAACTCCTCTAACTATAACCACCGAAATGACATTtgcatgaaatgaaaatgtcataTTGAGCGAATATATGATAATTGCACTGTGGGACGAATggacaaaacttttttttttcctctcgtaacaacaacaaaaagttgtTGACTCTGAGTTTGCATCTTCTTCATCGTAGTCGGGATTTGCGTTatggtaaacatttttttgtattctccACTGAAATAAGTTGGTTGGATATGAGTATCCATACTGTACACAACGTTAAAATGTAAGAATGCTGGGTagagaaaatattcatttacatGCGcatatttgtttcattttcaatgcAGAGACTCGGCATTTATAAAAGTCTCGagcaacattttcttgaagaaaagtTTCCATTaacttttttaatgaaatcggtttgaaaatcaatcggaaaataattttcatattttcatcttCCCGAATGTGAGAAATTAAAGCAACAAAATTACATTATTATTGCCTTATTACGCGGGGAAATCTGTCTGTGAACCAgattttttgacaaaataatttctgtgtAGCACTTGTAgttaaacataaatttgaaagatttgTCCAAACTATCCAATCCAAACTGAGAAGCTTAAAAAAGCTTCAATAAAGAATTTATGTACGTACAGTATCgggttgaaaattttatggactatttttggaaaaacatttccaaacattttcttgaattttcataaattttcccatttttttccaaattttcacaaaaatggaaaatctaaTAGAAGTGAGGAGAATATGGAAAAAAGTGTTCCCAAAAAATAGTCCATTGGATGGAATTGTGCGCAATAGATTAGAAAATTGTCAATCCGACACGAAGCTTAGTCCAGTCTAGGCACAAGTAACAAGAAAATCCACAACAAGGCAATATTTCCGGAAAAGCTAGGgaaattttcttcacttttcttaaattttcccaaaaaatgtttttgggaaaattcgaaataatgAATGTAggacaaaaacgtttttccaaaaatggcTCCCAGTAGTTCATTTCTAAGATTCAGATGGAACAACCACACAAAAACTGTTTTGCATACATCTGCGTCATCTATTATCGACAGCAGCGACAACAATAATTGATAAGCACTagtttttgcgattttttatagtaaaatgtgtgttaaaactaatgaaataaaagatttcgtataaatctataaaaaacatagctaacgccgacccgtacgaaacacctattcgtatcaaaagcctttaatgtgaaactcttcatttctcttacttcattttcttctctgctgaaaaactattctccctttaaaatcacttacattatccactctttgccttgttatcatatacaactaaattgccggatgcaatatagacagccccgtacgaaaacaaatttcataaattcctatttaaacagctatataccgctgtatttacctatatttcactgtaaataaacatttcacagataaatatatgctattatatagctctatatgcctgtatatagctcaatatagctgtatataggtatatatagatgtccgtatatggaatccctgaaaccccacacacataaccaattacctCTCTGTTAACAAAAACTTTCTTAGTACCATTTtacccaagatatatcacttttactaaaatccaatatggccaccagcagccattttgttaggagaccggaaattttaccgacgctttacattcgttaatacctttcaaacaaaaaaaaattcatgaaattcggtcaaaatttactcgcgatattgtcaaaatactccacgttcactgtacggccgagtagccagataagagctcactccaagagacctagctcacgctcaggagaacataatttcataaacttttttttccctgattggtacggtcaatacctatctaataaagctaaaacagacgaaatatgttcaaatgtgacCGACCTACAAGctaaaactgcttgccgccctgtgcctgtttcacaccaaggggtctaactcacgagtcggtcatccgatttccataaactttttctttgtcgatcggtattgtaaataccttttatttgacgtatcactgacaagtgtagtgcttaaatgtctggagatatcgtcgaaaaacacttaggcacttattgggccccagctccggaggggtcgatccgaaatcacccatcttcgaacttagcctgtcttttgacattaccaaacgaggaaaaaaagaattttagaaatcggatgtgttttactcaagttagagaatggacagacagacagacattttttttcactgatttggcatctctagacaaccacaataggtttccccttactcagggagtccaattcgacgtgttacaaacgtatgcgtaaacccataagaccccagtacttcgtacgggtctaaaaacttCAATCAAACAAAGTAACAAATTCGAATAATAATATCGGTGAAACGTTAATAGTTATataagggataaaaagttgaaaagtagagttctcgtgtaaattttgttgatccgaggcgaagccgatgtcaataaacacacgaaaacgagacttttcaactttttatcccgagttatgtaatagattttacatgcttttgaaacctttCTTCATTTCCCTAGACCCTAGGGAAAAGCATGTAAATGGTATTTCACGTATATAACCACAAACGGTAGTAGCGGTGAACTGTGACTTCAccacataatttttctttttttcttcgaaataaCAAAAGCTGATCTAATGAGCTTATTTTAGTTGAATTTTACGCTCGGAAGAAGGTTAAAATCTCTATAATATAGTGTGTGGAAAGTGTATTGAAGTTTCACcgatactctctctagcaaacaaactacatttattaaggtgTCAAGTAGTcattggaatttacatgtaaactaCAGCTTAGTCAGTCAAAATAtagaatagtgtttgttgaatcaaaagaaatagggtgtgaatttgacacataGAGCTGAAAGTTTGATTGCTAGGGAGAGTATATTGGTTTCACACGTTTCGTGTTTTAATGTTGTCAGAATtagaaatataaattgtttacAACGAAAAACATAACGGTACAAGGAGAGAAAAGTgatttgtaaatgattccacacaaaatgtgtttaacaaatcaaaatctagatttttttattttgtatttcattcCTGTTGCGAAGCACGTTcctaacaaaaattcattaattaaaaatctagattttcatttgttcaacgaaattcttgtggaatcaattgcaaaccacaacaactcccacattagaaaacatgtcgaatttcagtttttttctcCATGTAATTGAAcgtagtaaaaaaaatggaaattactcacttctttttgaatttcttgctGCAAATGGAGCACTCAAATAAACGTTCCATATCATGCGATCCACTCGTTTGCGGCGTCCTTTTTGTATGCACTTTGCTCACATGATAATTAAGATTTGATCGTCTAGCGAATGACGCCACACAAAGGTCGCAGCTAAAATTCCGTTCGTTTGTGTGTTGCCGCAGATGACACCGCAGTGACGGTTTCCGAAAGGTTTTACCACAAATTGAGCACGGCAGCAAGTTCGTTTTCGACAGGTCGTATTTGTGCAAAATTTcgtgaaacaaaaattcggcCTGCGATTCGCTTCTAAAATTGCCTCAAATTCACTAAAGTCCGACAGAGCATTACACTAATGTAGACTTACCTAAAAGCGCACAATCCACAATTCCATGATTTTACTGTACCGATCTCGTCGGTGTTCCCGCTTTCTTGGTGGGACGGTTCTAGCATcgcaaattcattttgatggGATATTGACGGAATGACTAAAATTTGTGAGCTCTCTGCGCTCACGTTAGCAATTATTTCTGAACCTTCTGCTGTTGGAGTTTCTGATGGAGTTATGATCGTGTACGAGGGcagaatttcaattgtttcgTAAGAAATTTGGTAAGTCTTGTAATCCATCTGTTGTTCAACTGGTCTGCATTTCTTGTCACGATTATGACGGCTGAGTTCTTGTGATAAAATGAACTTCATACCACATATTGAACAGCTGAAATTAGGATTTGAAGTTACTTTCCTTCGATGTCAGACATTATTTCTGTTGGATTTAGAAGGAAGAAGAAGGAACTCGAGTGAAAGGGAAGCTACTGAAATATATTAGCGAATTTTGCTAAATTTCACTCACCTAAAATAATCATTGGGATGCTCTGCCACGATATGTTCCTTCAACTTCACAACATCTTCGACATTGACTCCACACTTGGTACATTTACGCGTTAAGTTTTTAACTTTACGCTTTTTAGCCGACTTAACTTTATGCTCAATCGAAATTCGATGCTTCCTTGCCGCTATTGCCGTGGTGAAATTCAATTCACAGAGACTGCAAAAGTAAGTTTTCGTTGAATGTGAATTGGTTCGGTGCTTCTGCAGTGCCTTTCGTGACCGCAACATAGTGTTGCATTGATCGCACTTATGCTTCGATTGATACTGATCCGAGGCTGTTGACCCGTCTAAGGTGTCGATGCCACATGACTGACGGGCATGTTGCCGTAACTGAATGTTGTAGAAGAAGTCCTCATGGCATTTGTCACATTGTATGATTGCCCGTTTTCGAATGATAATCGGTACGGAGCGATTTATTGCTGATATGACCTCTTGATGATCTTCGTTGACCAGGTGCCGACGCATTTGATTGTTGTCTTCACAATGGAATTTACAGAAACTGCACCAGAACCGACCGTGGCTGGATTCTGCCATATTTACATGCTCCTTCGAATCCCAATGCTTGAGGAACATTTCCTCGGTATTTGCGTAAAAACGACAGCCCAGACATTGGTACGGTGATTGTTGAACGATTTTATGAATGTTTTGCAGAATTATGTCGAAAGATTTCATGCGACGGTAATGGTAGTGGGATATAAGATGCTTTCCCAGCAGATACTTTGGCAATCTGGACTGACAATCACATTTGATGAAGTAGCGTTGCCGTTTTCGGCCTCCCTTCTTTTCttccaattccaatttttcGAGCGAGCCAGATGTTTGCGTCGCTGAAGCTGTCGATGGTCCAGCAGATCTTTTTGCCTGTTCCCGAACGGCATAGATCTGTTCGTTGAGATAGATTGATGGCTTGACAATCCGCTTGGCATTATCAATTATTAGCCGAGAAGGCCGGGAAGCTTCCTCAAGTTCATTTTCTGGTTCAGATCGCTTTAAATGTAGGTTCGATTTCAAATGCCTTTCATAAACTATTCGTGAGGCCAGCTTTCTGTTGCAAGTCGTACACCAATACTGATCGTTGAATAATTGGTCCGGTTTGGGATCCGGATGGTAGTCGAGTTTCACAATTTTTGTGCCAGGAACCCATTTGCCCTTTGTGTAACTGGGATGCAGATCCAAATCTTCGCCGTAATCAACATTGTGATGCTGATCGTCATTCAAACTCCAATGATCCCGATCGTCCCATTGAGGAGATGAGTTAATCAATCTGTGGCGTTCTTGATGCGCGCCATGTTCTGGTTTCCACTTGCCACCGGTGTGTGTCCTCGGTGGCGCATCATGATAATCATCCTCGTCTTCTTCCTCTTCGTCGTCATCAGAATCTTGAGGAAATGGCATCAAACTAAACATTGAGTCTTTCTTCGTTCCACTGATTGCACTGACGGCTTTCAGCAGTTTATCGGAACCGTCGCTCGGCGCGTTTATCCAAATGTCTTCATGCTCATGGCTAGCTATTATTGCAGCAGTCGTTTTTCTCGTTCGAACTTTCGTCGATGGATGCTTGTTGGGAGTTGATTTCTGTTTCGAACTACTTTGCAGCTCAAgcgacgaaaagaaaacatcCGCCCCAAGACCTAAGCTGTAGTCATATGATTCGGACAATGATTTATTCGAATTTGATTTGTATTCACTGGATGGTTCTTTTCCGGACGATGGCGAATGATGCCCAATGTCATAAGAGAATCCAAATTGTTTGTCGTCTTTTGGTTGCGGCACCGAAAATTCGTAGTACGCGTGATCTTCATGTACGATGTCGCGAGTTATTTGTATCGTTTTGTCGGTACAATTGATTTTGCGATGTCTAATGTAAGTTTCTAATCCGTGGATGGTCGAATTACACTTGATGCATAGATGCGTGTCGTCGAGGTCCTGGTTTAACATTGTCCGAGGATTGtctgaaaaaaaaaggatttgGGAAAGTGGTTAGTAAAGAGGCCGTTATGGGGAGACAATTTTACATTATCGATCAGTCAAGAACTTAATTAAGAGCTCTTGGACTACTTAGTCCGGATCAAATATTTATGGTAATCTCAGGAAGTCTGCTCTGCTCAAAAAGGCATAAAAAAGTTAGTGCAAAAGAGATACAAGATTTTGAGAGAGTAAACAAATGTCCCTCAACGCATAAACAACTTCGCACAAGAGAGATGCACTattttgtgagagaatttaatagattttctCTCTCAAAATCTTGCATCTCTTTGTACTAAGTTTTTTATGCGTTGCACGTAGACCAGAAGTGTAAAAGCTATATGAGTTAGAGGATTAGTAAAGTGAGTGGTTTAATCTTGTGTTAACCTCCCAATTAAAGTCTAGTCAACATACATTAGATTATATTACCAGCATCTTCCACCATTTTTCTATAATCTTAAAAAGGTTCAAAGCATGTCCCATCCATCAAGTCAATTTGTTCGAAGTTATGTTAGTAATAAATCGTCAATTATATTCAACCTCCATTAAACACATTTTACTGATAGATTCTCCGAGAGAAAATCCATATCTCCTGGTTTGACTTATAACCGCGTAAATCACCGCTTTGGGAACAATTCATTTCGAACTTGCCACTGTCTGCTTCGATAAATTAGCAAATTGCGACTCAAATCAATGACGTGGTGATTTTTTCGAACAAATGTTTGTTCAGACGTTCAGTGAGAGCGTATCgattaaaattcattccaaaaaaaaggaTACCTAAGAGACACACCTAGGACGAGTTTTTTTTGTCCTCTTCCCAATTACAAATCATTCAACCCCCCAACAATGCTaagaaaaactaaattctCTCATTTAGatgaatttatatattttcattatGCGCTCTTCTTTCTATAACAGATAAATCATAATAATAAACGTAAATTTGGGTGATTTATCAAACAGAAATTTATTCCAACAATTAGACACAACTTTGGCCATACATCAAACTACGGGGATTTTAGTTTTGGTCAAAAACGAACCGTACCGACTACGATATATATATCATTTTGTGTGCAGTTTAGGATGCTTTCTTCTTCTGTGTATTATGTAATGTTGTTGTTAGACTCGTAAAATATAGAGATACCAAGTTTTCCCAACCTAAATGGATATACACCAGCCATGATTATGATGTATAAAAACGTACAATATATTCAATGTCTCCTGTGACGTCTTTGCTCCAGAGCCCACATATATAAGAACACAGAGAAAGAGATTTACGGAATGATGGAAAGTAATATTAAGTAAGATGTTAGAACAGAGCAaatgaagaaacgacaaactTTCGTTGATACGTACTTATGGTTGATGGCTAATGAGTTTTTCGGGGAAAAGCACCAGTAAATATGCTTGGTAGTAGTATGAGTTTCGTGAACTCTGAACAACGGATAATTAttgtaagaagaaaaaacaaattctgaCAAAATATCACAAGACATTTATGTACTTAGATAATAAGGAAGTTGGTTCCTCGTGGTGCGTTAGACACTCCAATTCAATGTGTGAGGAATCCTCAAaggaatttttaaatatttttttttcctaacaAATAAGTAACTGATTTGAGTGTCCGGTACATATTCTTGATTTCAAAAGGGACAGTACGGAGAATGAgttgcaatgaaaattatagTCGAAGGAAGTTCattttgacaaaaagtttGTTGGGATGGAGGTgagcaacgcactgctcctagcatgaacataagaactatttggaggctgatgaagtcacagtaggcactgcgtttctttcgtaaagatagatgacttgttttcgttgtatgagttcaaacacacaatacaatcaatcttaagcggtagctctcatcacaaaagcctccaaattggacatttgtcaaagtagtgttcatgctaggagcagtgcatTGAGGtgagaaaaaattcattttgcgCACTTTATGGCCAGCAATTGCTTTacaacttcacattttttATGTAGATTTGGTTTGGATGAATCAGCTATCCAGAAATGATTGTGTTAACAGGACCAGTTGCAATACACTGTagtgattttcaaaaacgttcACAGTAACccacttttactctgccgtggttcaGCTGGACTTCAGGGCTTAAAGCAAAAATACTACATAATTGTCTTACCGGTATATATTTTGAAGGTGAGGATTTCGCACACGTCGAAAGAACAATTCTTTCGCAAGGCGATACGTTGCTTTGTTTGCGTGCGGctagaaaatgcgaaaaaccgGTTGTTGGCGAACCGGTAATGTCGTATTTTCTGGCAGCAATCAAACAACGTCTTTTGGTTTCGACTtgtaggatatataaacatcccacacgcctcaacaaaaaatggcCCAGCAAGACAGCAATATTACAACTATCGGCTCTTGCTGGTccaagaagatttttttgacaGTTTTCGAGCTCTAGTTCTCTTGGCTTCACAAATAATAAACACtgtggctattcgcacgcgcgtgcga is a window from the Bradysia coprophila strain Holo2 unplaced genomic scaffold, BU_Bcop_v1 contig_94, whole genome shotgun sequence genome containing:
- the LOC119085236 gene encoding zinc finger protein 99, whose protein sequence is MLNQDLDDTHLCIKCNSTIHGLETYIRHRKINCTDKTIQITRDIVHEDHAYYEFSVPQPKDDKQFGFSYDIGHHSPSSGKEPSSEYKSNSNKSLSESYDYSLGLGADVFFSSLELQSSSKQKSTPNKHPSTKVRTRKTTAAIIASHEHEDIWINAPSDGSDKLLKAVSAISGTKKDSMFSLMPFPQDSDDDEEEEDEDDYHDAPPRTHTGGKWKPEHGAHQERHRLINSSPQWDDRDHWSLNDDQHHNVDYGEDLDLHPSYTKGKWVPGTKIVKLDYHPDPKPDQLFNDQYWCTTCNRKLASRIVYERHLKSNLHLKRSEPENELEEASRPSRLIIDNAKRIVKPSIYLNEQIYAVREQAKRSAGPSTASATQTSGSLEKLELEEKKGGRKRQRYFIKCDCQSRLPKYLLGKHLISHYHYRRMKSFDIILQNIHKIVQQSPYQCLGCRFYANTEEMFLKHWDSKEHVNMAESSHGRFWCSFCKFHCEDNNQMRRHLVNEDHQEVISAINRSVPIIIRKRAIIQCDKCHEDFFYNIQLRQHARQSCGIDTLDGSTASDQYQSKHKCDQCNTMLRSRKALQKHRTNSHSTKTYFCSLCELNFTTAIAARKHRISIEHKVKSAKKRKVKNLTRKCTKCGVNVEDVVKLKEHIVAEHPNDYFSCSICGMKFILSQELSRHNRDKKCRPVEQQMDYKTYQISYETIEILPSYTIITPSETPTAEGSEIIANVSAESSQILVIPSISHQNEFAMLEPSHQESGNTDEIGTVKSWNCGLCAFRSESQAEFLFHEILHKYDLSKTNLLPCSICGKTFRKPSLRCHLRQHTNERNFSCDLCVASFARRSNLNYHVSKVHTKRTPQTSGSHDMERLFECSICSKKFKKKHILEQHLHCHRNRVVTKSFPCEMENCLFSGRSAAELRNHHSSHTKEKNFNCNFAGCNYKGKSLILLKRHSKMHNPANEQRKIYQCSQCPFNTKVSGHLKRHYRIHEKIKPYKCPYCEYSSNNSENLRKHVLSTKKHPGRHIYECKLCTFATNLLKEYKVHMFNVHYDSSKEDHLLV